The Brienomyrus brachyistius isolate T26 chromosome 7, BBRACH_0.4, whole genome shotgun sequence DNA segment CCCCTGGCAGTTGCAAAGCTAAAACAACAGGTGAGGCAGAGCCCCCACACGGGATGCAGGCAAAAGGCGTggccagagattttcagtaaATGGTACCCTGGGATCTCTCAACTTCAATATGGCAGATTCCAGACaggcttgtggggggggggggggcaagcattAACCTCATGCTTCCAGTTTTCCTCATCTGCTGACAGGACACCCCTCCCCACATACCTGCTAGCAGGCTCCTGGAGAGATTCAAGAAGAAGGTACAAAAACAGCAGCTCATCGGGTCAAGACTCCTCATGGGTTTATGTCTATGGCATGACCACGAATGAGCAAGATTTCATCATGTCAGAACACATACCTCATACAGCAGATCTGCCCTAACTAAACGAATGATAAATTATTACTGAGGAGATCGGCGTCTGTTCATGTGGAAACGGCGCCGACTGGTAGCTCTCCCTGCCAAATGGCTGAAATTAAAGCATGGTCAGGCCTGGCTAGCACTAACGCGGGAGACGTCTTAAGAAAAGCAGATTGCGTTCTGAGGCGGTGCCGGTGGGCCAGTAGGGGGCTCCTTTCCCTCCCGACTGAGTGTGAAACCCACATCTAAGGTTGCTGCTGTAGCAACGGCTGTCTATACTGTGAAACTGCAGTAACTATGGCTCTTAAATATCCAGACGCATTTAGACATTCGGGTATCCGGGCCAAATTCCCAATCTGGCCTAATCACGCCCTGGAGTAAACTGATAATTAAATTCTGGCCTCTCCATTGTGCCTGCAATATTGTCTAACTGGGCCCAAAAATCAGCATGTTATCCAGTCGTGAACATAATGGATGTCTTCCTAAATACACTCTGTATTATAGGCACACAATATATAGTATTtgtgtgtttattattattattgcaattattattattaacgttTCTCTGCTATGTCACTTTTCACCATTTTGTTTCTCCTCGTTCTGTTATTCACAGAACATGTGAAGCAAACGTTTTACAACGAGATTACAATCATGATCGGCATTTCAATACTTCGTACTGATCAAGGTCAAATTTCAAATTCTGTCTTGCTCCCTACCACAGCATTCGCAAGTATTAAAgattatattaaataaatttttaCAGAACAACTGTCGCGTTATCTTTGCTGAAATTTCGAGGCAGCCGAAAAGCAGTCACGTGGCAATACACAATCTAAgtattcataataataataataagcggCAACGTTTAAATAGTATCatattttaaaacattattttaaaaacacattaaatTCACCGAACAATTATGTTTTTCTGGGCTTACGGTCTTTGGCTTTAATATTATTATGAGAAAAATAATGGACCTGCTGCGTGGTACCTACAGTGTAATAGTTTAATAATGGCATTTAGATTAGATTAAATATCATGGAAATGTTGCACTCTTGCGTCTTTTCTGGCGGTTGTACAGCTGTgcgttgattttttttgtgaaaggaACGTCAATTAGACAGAAAATATTCGTCAGTAACGATACATTTTTTGAAAAACCTTACGTGACAACCCGTCTGACAGACTCTAATATCGCACCTTCTCTTTTTTCAAACATACCCTCCTCTGATTGGCTCTTCAGCAGCCATAATCAACGTCACATCCGGTAACATTGCCGTACACGAAAATGGCAGCGCTGAGCAGCGTTTCCGCGGCAGATGGTGCGGATCCCGAACCTGGGACCGAAGCAGACCTTGGTGCAGAACCCTCTTCCGGACTTATCCTTAAGAGGGATCCGGTCATCAAGCTTCTTAATCCGGTGAGTGGCTTGGAGCCGCTTGCCTGGTCCGAGGACCACAGACTGTCGGTATCCTGCACCAGTGGCGTTTCAGTAATGGACGTCGTGTGTGACGCTAAAAGCTACTGTCCCGATCTGATCATTCATCGGACTGCCATTCCCGTACTGGAACAAGTCTGTGTGCTAAAGGTAAGCGTGTATTCCCGATGTCTAATTTGATCGTTTTTCTTGAATACTTAAAGATGGTTTGAATAAATGTCCTTATTTGTAATGTCCCATGTAGTGTGGCCATCACTGACAGCCGAATCGGTTTCTGCTAGGGAAGAGAAAGAACATTTAGTGAAGTGTTTAATTGTATTCAAACaatgtttgatttttttaaagtaagTGTAACATTAATTATTAGAATTGTTAATGGCCCGACCTGACCTGACTTGTGAACGGATCTTTCTATGAATGAATTGAATGTCTGTTTGCATGTAGGTGGGTCCAGAGAAGGAGGTGTCTGAAGTGAAGGAGAAGTTTGCCACCTCCAAGGACAGAACCGTGAGCCAGGCTGTGGTGCTTGACCGGGTGATGCATCCCAAAGAGGGGGCCTTGCCTCCGATGCAGGGCATTAAGTACTCCTGCTGGTCCCCAGTAGGTTGCGACAACAACAGCCGATGCCTTCTGGCCTCACTGACACTGGACAACCGGCTCACTGTTTTTAGCAGTTCTGCACGCCTGCAGTGGAGCCCCCTAGTGGATCTGACGGAGACATATGGACAGATGTTGTGGGAAAAGGAGTTTGCGCTGCCAGGCGCCGAGCCTCCGGTGGGGCCGCTGGGCGACCTGGCAGAAATGCGACGGCGTTACCGCATGCAGACACCCGTGTGCATGGAGTGGTCGGCCGTGTGCTGCACACAGGGGCCTCAGGCcggcggggtggggggcacagtgCTTCTGGCGGTGCTGATGGAAAACGGCGACCTGGTCGTTTGGCAGTTCCAGCTGCCCTTCCGAGGGCGTGAGCAGGTGGTCTCCTGCAACACCCTGCAGTCGGGTGTGCCGGCACCCAGCGCGCTCTCCTGGTGGGAGTACGAGCACGGCGGACGCCGCATGAGCGGACTCATTGTGGGTGGCTCGGTGGGGCCTGTCAGGATCCTGCCTGTCAATCTGAAGGCCATCAAAGGCTACTTCACCCTGCGGCAGCCCGTGGAACTCTGGCAGGAGGTCGACCAGATACCTGTGCGCACCATCAAGTGCGTCTCGGTGCCGAACCCGCAGCAGAAGTGCAGCTGCAGCCTGGTGCTGGCCACACGTGGCCCATACCTCTTCTGGTGCCTCCTGCAGATCACAAAGGCTGGCCTGAATGTGCACAACTCGCATGTGGTCGGCCTGCACTCCACACCCATCGTCTCCCTTGCCGTCAGCCGGCACTGCGAGGTGTCCATCGTCACCTGTTCGCTGGATGGTGTCGTTCAGAAACTCCGGCCCGTCTTTGCTGGTGCGATGGTAACCTTCCGACAGGAGCGGCTGGTCCTGCCCGAGGGCGTGGCAGGCTGCTGGGTGCGGGGGGTCGCCGTCAGCCCCAACAGTGCCTATCTGGCCTTGGCGACCACAGAGGGCTTGACCAATGGGCATCACGCAGTCAGCTACAGCCACCAGGTCCAGTTAGTTGCACTCAAGTCGCCAGAAACCGCGGCCACGGAGCTGCTGGGATCTCCCATCCAGAACCTTTTCCGGCAAGCGGACCTCCTGGACCTGGTACGCTGGAAGGTTCTGCGCGACAAGAGCATCCCTGTGGGGCTACAGGAGGAGATAGACAGCAGGTTGAGTGGCGGAGGAGCAACTGTTGCCTACTTGTGGCGTTTCCGGCTCTTCCTGTATCGTGTGCTTTTCCAGTCGCTGCAGAAGGCCCCGTCGGAGGCACGCTGGCGGCCCTCGAATGAGGAGAAGAAGGTGTCCGTGGGCGACGAGGAGCCGGCTGGGGATGAAGAGGTGTCTGCGGAATCCTCTGCCACGAAGCCGCCCGAGCCGGAGAGCGAGGGACCTATGGAGGCAGAGGTCCTCTCCCAGAtggaggaggcggagctgcACGTGACACGGGAGCATATGAAGAAGGTGTTGGGGGAGGTGTACCTGAACACTAACATCACTGAGAACACCAGCATCCCTACCAGGGGCCTGTGCGGCTTCCTGAACAGCAACCCTGCCTACAAGGACCGGGATGTCACGGTAAGAGCTGGCTTCTTGTGTCGGGGGGGGTCGTGACCTTCACTCCACCTGGGGCACTTAAGTGAAGGAGTCGTGTGTCTCCCAGGTCCTTCTCGGTCACCTCTTCAAGAAGATGAACAAGCAGACGTTTCCGGAATACTGCAGCCTCTGCAAAGAAGTGCTGCCCTTTGACCACTGCAAGCAGGCTGTGTGCAGCAATGGGCACCTGTGGCTCAGGTGATGTCATGCCGCAGTGCAGACAGTCTCAgtcttatccatccatccatccatccatccatccatccatccatccatcggtcAGAGTTGATAGATAATAAGAATAATCCTTTTATGTGACTTAGAACAATGACATTGGGTTGTTAGTGGGTATCTTGGGATGCTGATTTGCGGAAGTTACTtgaatcacactattataataatgtaataatgaaGTGATTCGCAGGTCCTGACCTCTTAAGCTCTTCCACACCCCCGATCCCCAGGCAGGCAGCTGAAGCCCTATATGGTTTTTTTGGTGTGTTTTGCGACCACGCCCCTCACCCATGCAGGGGCAGTTCTAGGAATCCTTAAGGCAAGCAGAGGGGCCAGCCTTATTAGCCAATAATGTTTTGAATCTGTGAGTGACAAAGGAGTAGGCACTTTGGTGGCCAATCAGCTGTTAGCTTGGGCTAGTGTGGGTCCCGCCCCTGTATGTCCCCCCGGTCCATGCGATGGTGATCCTCAGCCCCGTCCTGTGTTCCAGGTGTGCACTAACGTACCAGGCATGTCAGTCCCTTAAGTACAGACGTTGCTTCCTGCAGGACAGCGTGGCCAGACGCCCCTTAGCTGAAGGTGAGTGAATGAACTGGCCTTGACCTGGCCTTCGGCGTTCCGGTGCATTGTGGTTCGCCGTCCGTGCGGCGCGATGCCTTCAGCACCTCCGCTTGTTTACCGCCGCCATGCTGCTGATGCTAATACCGCGCTGTGCTTTACCGCCCCGCATTGCCATTGGTGCTTACGGTGTGGTTTTTGCTTTGATGGCCCAGAATCCTCTCTGGAATGGAACGACTGCCAAAGTGAAAAAAGGAGCATAGATTTGGGGAGGGTAGGGTGGcgagggcttggggggggggcacctgtcCTCTCTCCTGCGGGGCTGCCTGTGCTCTGGGCAGTGGTCCACAGTCGTGCTGCTTTACCATGACGATGATACTGTCCAAGGGCCGAGATAGAAGATTCCAGCATTTTCTGGCATATCAATGgattttaatattaataataatttagaGTGCTCACTAAGCAGTCACTGACCTTGGCCAAAGTCCTCTCTGATGCTGGAAtcactgttgtacctttgagtgaGACGATAGCAGAGATGCACTTCCTGCCATGTGACTCGGAGCtgcgttaaataaataaatgacccAAACCTGCTGAATAAATCGTCCCTGACGTAACGCTTGCCTTCCCCGGCTTCCCGCTCCAGACCCCGACTGGATGAAGAGGATTCTCCACAGCCCCTGCACCTTCTGCGACTCCCCGATGGGCTAGTCCGGCGCTCCCCAGAGTCAGGCGGGCCTGCTCGGACCTGTATGGCACTTTTACCAGAGCTCGGCCGCAGTGCCGTTGATCATCAGGATCTGTCATAAAGAcaattgtgtatgtgtgcgtgtatataattttttttaaaaatgtattttatttttataaaggtTTGAGCTAAAGTCTGTGTGATGATGACTGTTGGATGGTTGGGGGGAAAAGAATGTGACCCGTTGTCTCAGTAGAGTAACGCATCCCCCCCCCTTCTGAAAAACATTATTTACTTAAATGCACACAGGCCTAttctgtgtgttttgggggggcacctgcatttattgcatttttgccCATTTTGAATGGTGGGGATATGTGGACTGGGAGGAGCCACCGGCACTGATGAGTGGTACGGTCCGTCCTCGGCCCCCGATGCAGCGCTGCACTAATGAGGGACAGACCCTGCTCACAGATGTGCCGCTGATTTTAATTACCGGGGTGCATGTCGTGAATTATGATCAGCCCTCCCCTTCCTTATATTCTTTTAAAGATATAGATCGAGGGAGAAGCTCACCGCGCTGTGGAATCTCCAGTCCAGTCTGTGTGTAGCTATGACAGAacacccatgccccccccccccccacccatcaaaGTTCCTGACCACTGTTGTCTGCTACATGTCCCGTGGGAGCGGCAGGGACACAGGGTTGGGGCCTGTAAATGATGCTGGGCTAATTGTTCCTAATCAGGGCTGCTGTGTCTGGATGTGGTGCGCTTTCTCTGAACAAACGTCAGCTTTCGTTTGATCTTTCGTTCGAGCCGTTACCAGGAACTGACCTTTGTGCTGCAGTTTGTCTGCTGCCTGGTTTACATTATGCTCCAGAGCCCTGGGAAACAATTTTGGGATTAACTTAAAACTGCAGGTTAGCCCTATGAAATCTCCaacaatgattaaaaacaacCTTAAAAGAAAATATCACATAcgcgttttttatttttttggaaaaaggctgctcttttttaaaaaaaaaaaaaaaaacattcattcaATATTAGTACTTGTTTGTTCGCTGTCCAGCGAAACATCTGAAAATCCCACCCCCGATTCTTCAGCCTGTGTGAATGCCCACGTattcaaataaatgttttcctCCAGGTATATGATAGTCATACCTCATCTCAATGGCTGGTTCCAGTAAACACTCTGTGACTGGTCCCTTTGAAGCAtcgtgtaatatatatatatacatataggtTTTTTTTAAAGCGAAGTCTTTTCTGCATTTGACACATACATGCTACTTGAGGCGAAACATGTTTACATAAGTTTCCCAGCAGCCGCTCTTCAAAACAACGTGCGGCGCGAACGGGGTCACGCAGACATGGCGGTTGTCATCGTCACCGTCATCGTCTCCAGCAAACGGACAAGGCTCTAACGTTTCCGTGCTTCGGCCCCGATGTGGGGTTCATTCACAGGGGTGTCTCTTCAGTCGGGGGTGCCCAATGCCGGCAGGATTTATGCTTCTGTGAGTAAAAGCCCTCCAGGGTTGGACTTTCTTGTCGTCGTCTGGTCATGTGACCGGCGCCTTCCGGCTCCCGCACCGACGCTACATTAACTGACTCCCCTTAGCAAcccaccccccctcaccccacctGACATATGATACAAGCTCTCAGTGGGACAGTTTTCCTTACTGCCGTGTCCTGTATCTCGTAACATGGATGCCAGGTGCTCCTCCCTCCGCTTCTGCCTCACATCTTCCTGTAAATAATCctgtcctcctccacctgtgaaATGGCAGTGGAGTTCTCTCCCGTGCTTCTCGACATGATGGGCTCCTGTCGGCGGTGGGAGAGTGCGTCGCGGAGGACGAGCGATATTTTCCGGCGCACGAAAGACGGCGTCCTGTGAGCAACGTTGACACGCGGAAAGCCTACCTCTGAACGTAAAGGTTGATGCAATGACGACGATGGAATAAAGCTACAGAGAACGAGGGGGGATCTGGGAAGCGTAACGGGAATGTCATCCAGGCTGCGGTCGATGGCAAAATGGGTGATGCCTGAGGAGAAAGAAGAACTTTCTGCAGGAAATATGGACTCCCCCTCCCGCCACGCTCCAGGCTAATGTCAAACTGTGCCAACTCCATGTGATGGACTAACCTGCCAAGGTCAAATCCCAAGAGGGGGCCCTGATGTTGTGCTATCATGGTACTTAACCTGAATCCCTCTGGCACAATAAGCGTCTATATAAATCAGTAGAATCGTAACCTGTTCTGAACAAAGGCAGCAGATAAGCTGCATAAAGACGCACGAGCCCCCTGTTGGATTCCTGCAGTACTGCAATTTAATACAAGACTAAAGCTGCGGTCTGCTTACAACTGAAATGAAGGGACTCAAAGATTTAAAAGTCTGAATTTCACACTTTAATGCACCCAGTTTGTTTTTCAAGTAAGGTTTCAAGAGCGATCACTCCGGAGAAGTACGGAGAGCAACAAACGACAGTTTCAATGCAGCACTTTGTGAGGGGAGTAGAATCCCAGATTGTACCCTAACCCCTTGAGGTGCATTTTTGCTCTTTGTTAAAGATGCACACAGACCCACTGTTAGCTGGATGTGTTTAATGCTGAGGTAGGGTAGGGAGTCAGGGAGCCCCCTAGAGGCAAAGAAAGGGTAGGAACAGTCACAGAAAGAAGTCTCTGAACCAAGTGTGAGCTTCCATAGCCCTGCGTGGGTGCGTTTCCCTGAGGCATTAATATTTAAACGGGTCGGGAACCCCCTAACAAGTTGGTGGTAATTAAGTGTGGGGTGGCGGGTGCTGGGGGGCAGATCTGATGGGAGCCTTAAATCGGGCTGTTAACATGGCCCTCTAACTGtgtacatgcccccccccccaccgtctcCGCCTCCTCTGCCCCCCACGGGACGGCGCGGTCGTCCGAGCGCAACTGCGGGGCAGGATGTGAGGGATGTCAATAATCAGCGCGTCGTTAGTTCCTGAACGTGCGCTTCTGTCGGGCGGAACGAATTCCCCGCGGAACCGCAAGAAAGCCGCAATTAAGCACGCCGGTAATTAAGCGCGCAATCGCCGAGCATCCTATCCGCTGCTGAGATTGCAGGGGGCAAACGGGAGGCTGGCAGGGTCGCAGTCAACTTTTACGCGTAACATCAGCTGCCTGTTTGCATTACTGCCATCGCCTTGTGGTAACAACCGCCCCCGCCGGACAGGATGGTCTAGGCTGTACTGAGCTGCTGTTCCATCCATCCCATAATTACCTCCACATCACATTTGCTTGCCTGGGAGACCTTACTCAAAGTGACCTACTTAGCTTTCTGCAAGATCCTCCCAGCTATTTACATCACCCAGTCAAGCCTCTAATCTAGGATctgagcccctcccccaccaagaACACCTGTATTTAAAGTTTTTTTGATAGCAGGTGCAGCTTCTCCACAGCTGTGGTAGGTGtgtctccaccccccacccgtccctgaccaccccccccccataaacccTCTGGATGCCTGCCTCTGATAGGCCTGTCATACGGCACATAGAAGTTCACTCGCAGATGTCAGCTCTTTCTAATAGTGAAGATATTACGAGCTGGGTGGGTACCGGCGCTGGGGGGTTGCCCTTGGGCTTCTGGAATGAGAAGCAAAGACGGGACTTTACCTTTTTTGTTTGAGGGCTGTGGCACTGCGCTGCTCTTTATAATTAGATTCTgtaaagagagcgagagagagaaagtgCAGCTTTAATATCCGTCTTTCAAAGATCACAGGCCGCGATGATTAAAATTGAAAAGAATACCTGGAATGAGAATGTTTTTGAATATAATATCAATCTCCAATCAGCTGAAATGATAATGAGAGCGGTCCCTGAAagaatagccccccccccccatgcccccctggGAATTATCTACCATGCCCCTGGGCCAGTGAGCCATGAGGCCCCTTTGTCACAGGAATACAGCACAGCACCACTAGGGGGCCTTCTGTGGAAAAGTTGCTCTGGTCCAGTCAGGTGTCTGGTGGCCTGGTCTCGCATCACCCCCTGTTGGAACCGCGAGGAAGACGCAGCCGGTAGAGAATTCCTATACTGGTGTGCATCTCTTCCCAACTAGCCAGTAAATTCCCATCCAAAGCGGACCTCTCATGGTTCAGCTTGGATTCCCACAACTTCCTGCTACAACTGGGCTGGTAATATCCCCGTTCTTTGACcttaacatcccccccccccacagccctgaCCTAATGACACAGCTCCACCTCCCTGATACCCCGAAATCTGCTAAGCCGACTCCACGCCAAGACCACGGATGTGTCTGGCATCTTAGGAGCTCTGCAGTCTGCGAGGGGCAGTCTGACCCTTCTTAACCCCAGCTTAACGAGGGTCTATCCGTCTcgacaaagttttttttttttcctccaccaAATTGGAAAATCACTTTCCCCCCTTAGCTGATTTCTCTCACCAGCTTGGTGTTGTGCTGTTTGGGTTTCTACCGTCCGTACTGGCGGGCCACATGCCGGCCAAACCCGGATTCGGGGGCTATAGAGCGAGGGGCTTCCATGAATTCCCCCACGCTTCTGGGGGTGTCCCCCACGCCGGGCCATATGCGCAGAGGGGTCGATGGGCATGCAGAGTCTTTAATGAATATTtgtcttgaggaaataaatagtGATAATGACTGGTGTGCAAAAGCAATTAGGATGAATACTTAAGGGCTGTCATTATGAAATATTTACAAACAATGTGGAAAGGGAAGACAGAACCTTCGTGTGTGTCTGCgcgcatgtgtgtctgtctgtctctctgtctgtctctgtctgtctctctgtatctgtctgtctgtctctgcctgtctgtctgtatctgtctgtctgtctgtctatctgtctctgtctgtctgtctgtctgtctctgtctgtctgtctgtctctgtctgtctgtctctgtctgtctctctgtatctgtctgtctgtctctgcctgtctgtctgtatctgtctgtctgtctctgtctgtctgtctctgtctctctgtctgtctgtctgtatctgtctgtctgtctcttcctgtctgtctctgtctgtctgtctgtctgtctctgtctatctgtctctctgtctctctttgtgtctgtctgtctgtatctgtctgtctgtctctgtctgtctctctgagtgtctgcctgtctctgtctgtctgtctgtatttgtctgtctgtctcttcctgtgtgtctctgtctgtctgtctgtctctctgtctctctctgtctgtatctgtctgtctgtatctgtctgtctgtctctgtctgtctgtctctgtctctctgtctgtatctgtctgtctgtctcttcctgtctgtctctgtctgtctgtctctgtctgtctgtgtctctgtctgtctgtctgtatttgtctgtctgtctcttcctgtgtgtctctgtctgtctgtctgtctgtctgtctgtctctctgtctctctctgtctgtatctgtctgtctgtatctgtctggctgtctctgtctgtctgtctctgtctgtctctctgagtgtctgtctgtctgtctctctgagtGTGCTACATGCCCAAACGTCTCTGACATGAGAGACTGGCCGGACTGACAGAGGCCTCGAATAAAATTTTCTGACACCCCATTCCCAGCCCAGAAGGATCTCCATCCATTGTTTTAGTTATATCTTTAACCTCACCACAGGCCTGGGTAAAACAACTTGCCCAGTCcccacgctccccccccccaacccccaacaCGGTCCCTCTTGTCCGCTTCTCCTTCCATCTAGCCAAATTAAGAAATTAATGAGGGGTGGATTCTTTACAGACGGCCCAGGCAATGTTTACCACTGATGAAATTATAATGTGCACCGTACTGCATCATTTATGAACCAATTAGAGGAAGTGTTGCTTGATTTGATGAGAAGCCGGATACACATAATACATTTAACTAATAGAGAGCAAGAGAGTCGCGAGCGACAGGGagtgagagagcgagagaggaagagggagagagggagggagagagggacggATAGCTGGCTAGCTCTCTGATGCTGTCTAGCATTACATGGCTAATTGCCCTGCTTTATCTGCCTGTCACGGACTTCCATGCATATTTTATTGCGCCCAAAGACTCTGATTGTTTGCACTCATGTTGAGGCTGTAACAGGCAGCAAACTGGCCAAAGTGGAGTGTAGTTAAACACCAGCATTGGGAGGGGTGCGTTAGGGAGCGGAAGGAagatggggggagggagagggaggacaGTAGCAGGTTTGGATCTGTGGTCAGTTCAGcctggaggggtgggggcaaagAGAAGAGGGTGAAATTGCAAGAAGAGGCCCAATTTTAGCTACCCAATTAAGTTTTTTCCCACAGTTGCCAATTTAAGTTTATAACAATCTGTGCTGTTTTGCAAAAGAGTACATTTTGCATGCAGTGCATTATTCCAATTTAAAACAACTACACAAACAATGGTAAAAGTTTTAATTTAcactttttttattgtttgtatTATTACTACAGGGAGTCTTTTTTATGCCGCATACATACATTTGCGGGAAAATGACAACCTGAACAAGTTTAATGAACAAGTTCAAGCCCCAGACAGCAGAAATAATACCTTAATAATATATGATTATCCCGTCCGTTAACCATGAATATTATACACACAAAAATGTTACGTTTAAGACACCCCCCAGCAGTAAAAGACTGGTCATTTAAGACTTGAAATTTCAAACATTATTACTGATATCATGTGGATCTGCATTTTGTCCAAGAGAGCATGAGCTTCATGTGCGGGGCAGCGAAGGACCCCACAGCGCGAGCAGTGTTCAGGAAGCCGTCCGCGGAGATGCCTGTAAGACAATCGGTGAGCCGCATGAAACTAGAGCGCGAGCAGCTTCCTCGGTAACCCGATGAGGCCAGGTCATCCCATGGGCCCtactctgtgtttttttttcttcaattctTTTCCTTCAGATCAAATGGCGTCTTTTACATAACAAAAGAGCCTGAGCGGACCTGGTTCAGTCCGACCACCCGACACCACACCTCGGGAAGTGGAGCCGCCGGAATCGGGGCAGAGGTTGCTT contains these protein-coding regions:
- the LOC125746699 gene encoding general transcription factor 3C polypeptide 4-like isoform X2 codes for the protein MAALSSVSAADGADPEPGTEADLGAEPSSGLILKRDPVIKLLNPVSGLEPLAWSEDHRLSVSCTSGVSVMDVVCDAKSYCPDLIIHRTAIPVLEQVCVLKVGPEKEVSEVKEKFATSKDRTVSQAVVLDRVMHPKEGALPPMQGIKYSCWSPVGCDNNSRCLLASLTLDNRLTVFSSSARLQWSPLVDLTETYGQMLWEKEFALPGAEPPVGPLGDLAEMRRRYRMQTPVCMEWSAVCCTQGPQAGGVGGTVLLAVLMENGDLVVWQFQLPFRGREQVVSCNTLQSGVPAPSALSWWEYEHGGRRMSGLIVGGSVGPVRILPVNLKAIKGYFTLRQPVELWQEVDQIPVRTIKCVSVPNPQQKCSCSLVLATRGPYLFWCLLQITKAGLNVHNSHVVGLHSTPIVSLAVSRHCEVSIVTCSLDGVVQKLRPVFAGAMVTFRQERLVLPEGVAGCWVRGVAVSPNSAYLALATTEGLTNGHHAVSYSHQVQLVALKSPETAATELLGSPIQNLFRQADLLDLSLQKAPSEARWRPSNEEKKVSVGDEEPAGDEEVSAESSATKPPEPESEGPMEAEVLSQMEEAELHVTREHMKKVLGEVYLNTNITENTSIPTRGLCGFLNSNPAYKDRDVTVLLGHLFKKMNKQTFPEYCSLCKEVLPFDHCKQAVCSNGHLWLRCALTYQACQSLKYRRCFLQDSVARRPLAEDPDWMKRILHSPCTFCDSPMG
- the LOC125746699 gene encoding general transcription factor 3C polypeptide 4-like isoform X1, encoding MAALSSVSAADGADPEPGTEADLGAEPSSGLILKRDPVIKLLNPVSGLEPLAWSEDHRLSVSCTSGVSVMDVVCDAKSYCPDLIIHRTAIPVLEQVCVLKVGPEKEVSEVKEKFATSKDRTVSQAVVLDRVMHPKEGALPPMQGIKYSCWSPVGCDNNSRCLLASLTLDNRLTVFSSSARLQWSPLVDLTETYGQMLWEKEFALPGAEPPVGPLGDLAEMRRRYRMQTPVCMEWSAVCCTQGPQAGGVGGTVLLAVLMENGDLVVWQFQLPFRGREQVVSCNTLQSGVPAPSALSWWEYEHGGRRMSGLIVGGSVGPVRILPVNLKAIKGYFTLRQPVELWQEVDQIPVRTIKCVSVPNPQQKCSCSLVLATRGPYLFWCLLQITKAGLNVHNSHVVGLHSTPIVSLAVSRHCEVSIVTCSLDGVVQKLRPVFAGAMVTFRQERLVLPEGVAGCWVRGVAVSPNSAYLALATTEGLTNGHHAVSYSHQVQLVALKSPETAATELLGSPIQNLFRQADLLDLVRWKVLRDKSIPVGLQEEIDSRLSGGGATVAYLWRFRLFLYRVLFQSLQKAPSEARWRPSNEEKKVSVGDEEPAGDEEVSAESSATKPPEPESEGPMEAEVLSQMEEAELHVTREHMKKVLGEVYLNTNITENTSIPTRGLCGFLNSNPAYKDRDVTVLLGHLFKKMNKQTFPEYCSLCKEVLPFDHCKQAVCSNGHLWLRCALTYQACQSLKYRRCFLQDSVARRPLAEDPDWMKRILHSPCTFCDSPMG